In Musa acuminata AAA Group cultivar baxijiao chromosome BXJ3-11, Cavendish_Baxijiao_AAA, whole genome shotgun sequence, one DNA window encodes the following:
- the LOC103971357 gene encoding transcription factor bHLH30-like, with protein sequence MLVLRGENYIHGEFTGFESPRMDNGREAHDFHGYQEDDSNATHNNSQTGAGAASLMFPAQSIVTDAASAAAAVLPWPLPLVNSLALARDQERFFPSLPPLPPPPLPAFYHDLYARRASTALQFACDGGGLGSSSSDPLGLAGLYMGPEVLIRGRGLMSSSPFAGLHAELGKMTPQEIMDAKALAASKSHSEAERRRRERINTHLARLRSLLPSTTKTDKASLLAEVIQHVKELKRQTLEMAEDSPLPTETDELTVDATNDEDGRFLVRASLCCDDRSDLLPDLIKALKVLKLRTLKAEIATLGGRIKHVLVITGEDGADHQQPEQSVASIQDALRAVMERASSTDEPTAAGGIKRQRTTTLSSTLEHRSI encoded by the exons ATGCTCGTGCTGCGTGGCGAGAACTATATACACGGGGAGTTCACAGGCTTCGAGAGTCCAAGAATGGACAACGGTCGTGAGGCCCACGACTTCCATGGCTATCAAGAAGATGACTCCAACGCCACCCACAACAACAGCCAAACTGGAGCAGGTGCTGCTTCGCTAATGTTTCCAGCCCAATCCATCGTGACTGATGCTGCTagcgctgctgctgctgttcttcCATGGCCGCTTCCGCTCGTGAACAGCTTGGCGCTGGCTCGCGATCAAGAAcgcttctttccttctcttccacCGCTCCCACCTCCGCCACTGCCTGCGTTCTACCATGACTTGTATGCACGTCGGGCGTCAACGGCGCTGCAGTTCGCGTGCGACGGCGGCGGTCTCGGATCGTCGTCATCGGACCCCTTGGGATTGGCGGGACTTTACATGGGACCAGAAGTACTGATTCGCGGCCGGGGGTTGATGTCTTCATCCCCCTTCGCAGGTCTTCATGCCGAGCTGGGCAAGATGACACCCCAGGAAATCATGGACGCAAAGGCGCTCGCCGCATCAAAGAGTCACAGCGAGGCCGAGCGACGACGCCGCGAGCGCATCAACACCCATCTCGCTCGGTTGCGCAGCTTGCTCCCCAGCACCACCAAA ACAGACAAGGCGTCGTTGCTTGCGGAGGTGATCCAACACGTCAAAGAATTGAAGCGCCAGACGTTGGAGATGGCAGAAGACAGCCCACTTCCCACGGAGACCGACGAGCTCACCGTCGACGCCACCAACGACGAGGATGGCAGGTTCCTAGTGAGGGCTTCCCTGTGCTGCGACGACCGGTCGGACCTCCTCCCGGATCTCATCAAAGCCCTCAAGGTCCTGAAACTGCGCACGCTCAAGGCCGAGATAGCCACCCTCGGCGGCCGCATCAAGCACGTGCTTGTCATCACCGGAGAAGATGGTGCCGACCACCAGCAGCCGGAGCAGTCCGTCGCATCGATCCAGGACGCGCTCAGAGCCGTCATGGAGCGGGCATCGTCGACCGACGAGCCAACTGCAGCCGGCGGCATCAAGCGGCAGCGCACCACCACCTTGTCCAGCACACTCGAACACCGGTCCATATGA